Part of the Deltaproteobacteria bacterium genome is shown below.
GTACGTGGATGCCTTAGAGTCTCTTTGCGCAGATTTGGCCGGTGGTGAGATTCGTCCCGCATTGCGTTTTGCGGTGTTTCAACCAGGAGACATTATATTGGAGGAGGGTTCGCCTGCGACCAATGTTGGTGTGATGACTCGAGGCCACGCCGTCGTCAAAGTAGATGACGCCGTTGTGGGCGAAATTCATTCAGGCGAGCTTTTCGGTGAGATGTCTTTTCTTACCGGTGAGTCGCGTGCTGCAAGTGTAGAAGCAACGAAAATTTGTGAGTGTCAATTTACAACACATCAAGATTTTGCTCGCTTAATACAAGCGCGGCCATCTTTGATGATTGACGTAGCCAGTCAGATGGCAAGACGTATCTCGGAGCTGGATACACGCCACGCCAAGGCTTGAGAGTCTCTAAACTTACCGATTTGCTATATGAGTTCCAGTTCCTGAGCGAGCGCTCCCGGAATAAAGAAATGGTTTACGCTGATGGCTGGATTAAATCCGTCTTGAGGTGCGTAAGGGAAAATGGTTCGAGTTCGGGTGGTATAATTATCCAACGGAAAATATCCGGCATGGCTAGCACATTGATGCCAGCTCATCGGCAGCTCTGGTCCCATTTCGGGGCCTGGCCCTTTGCGTGCAGGTCGTAGACCTTGACCTGAACGCTCATGAACGTATTTAAAACCGGCGTGATATGTGTTCCAGGCGGTTTCGAGCAGATGCTCCACACTCAGTGCGCTCTCTTCCGTAAAAAGTAAAATCAGCCCGGCGTCGTGATAACCTCTAAATATATCGATAACCCGTTCATCGGTTTGTCCACGAACCTCATGAAAACCGTTTCCTACAATCATCACACCATACTTGGGGGAAAGCTCTCTCTCTCTGAGGTAGCTGAGGAGGATTTGAGGCTGACCTATGTCTGCACCAGACAAAAAGCACATCTCTTTAGGTAAATGGCCTTTGCGTTGTTCTGCCTGAGCACTGTCTATCGATGCCTGTTCTAAATCAGCTCCCACGTAGGAAATGGTGTTGCCATTCTTTTCAAATCTTTGGCGGGTAGCTTCGCCGCGTCCCAAGGCATGCTCGATGTATAGATTGTATGAAAATCCGGTATCCTTACAGAAACTATCCAAGGACTCATTGATTTTCTCAAAAGAGGAACGATTGGCAAGCTGACTTGCGGCGACGTTTGGCCCTCGCTGGACGTGTACCTGTTGCCGACCTTTATTGAGAATCTCCTCCAGGTGGTCCATGTAAGGTTGATAAGCTTGGATAATACCAAAGGGACCTGTCGCTCTTGCAAAGACGCGCCGCCCTATACTCGTAGGTACAAAGGACCCGTCTAGGTACTTTGCGACTCCCGCATTTTGGAGCAACTTGATGAGGGGTGTTCCAATAGGTGTGTCGCGCCACTGTTTTTCAATTTCGTTGATTGGGTTTCCGGAAGCCAGTGCCAAGGAACAAGGGCTTTGGTGCATACCAAGCAGTACAGGTACCCAGCGGTAGCCCAAATTGATTTCGTCCCATGTAGCGGACCAGTGCTCTCGGGGGATAACTTCCGGGCCTGGTGCCCTTAGGAAATCGGCCAGCCGCTTTGTGGTGGCAGGGTCCAAAGATTCCTGGTTAAAAAATCTTGTCCATTCACCGGGAGTAGAAAAGGGCAGTGGTAACGTGTCGATCTGCGATTTTTGAAGCAACGTCAGCACACGGGGCTCGGTGGAGGTATGGTAGCGCCCACCTCTCTCAACCAGATAGCCCCGCGAGAGCAGGAATTTGAGGTCGATTTTGATTTCGTTTTCTAAGAGTCCGCAGTTTTCGGGACTAATACCTTCTTGAGATAGAACCGCTTCAATCAATCCGATTTTTTGCCAAGTTTGGAATACCTGTCGTAAGAGCCAAAGATCGGGCGGGGCGGTTACTGCAGCAGTATTGAGAATGGTGCGAACAACTTTGGCGGCAGACTCGAGGTTGGCGTGTGCATCTATATTGAGATGTGGCGCGGATACTTCACAGAGCATGTCCACTGTGTCGCGAACCACTTGTCCGCCTTGGAACAAAAGTGGAAGTGTATCTCGTAAGCTTCTGAAGAGATCGGCTTCGAGATACGGATAACCTGCTGAAGAGAACCCTACTTGCCCCAGTAGAACGGGAGCTAAAGCATTTGCCAGAGGGTATGCATGACGGTCGACGGCTGAAAGAAAGCTATGCGAATACGACGTTTCCACATCTTATTGAATCAATTATTGCTCCAGATGGTCAAGAGCTGAGCACGACACCAATTTTTTCGACGATGAATCAGCGCCAATTTGAATTCTTTGTATGGGCTTGGTGAGGCTTTAGCAGCGCTTTTCTCTTGAACATCATGGTCGCCATCGATTTCGTACAAGATTCACTTAGAACGGCTTACATGGCCCTTTAGAGCTTGCAAATAAGAGATCGTTAGAGAGGCGTGAGCTATTTGATAGCGAATCTTTAACGAACTTGGCTGCTGGCGGCGCCATAGAATGAGAGGCCTGGGAACTGATGCAACAAGGTGCCTGAATATGTTT
Proteins encoded:
- a CDS encoding cyclic nucleotide-binding domain-containing protein, giving the protein MLPELELSTAAEKRQAGIKRLGSSLGLALSDAGPKHETKAGQELTSLLEDNWVYLSEGYLKATLEGSTLCIISPKEFFRVPADCAAQKLQVIGDFAATLTVLSDQALSKALVKNESHLNQYIRFQSLYVDALESLCADLAGGEIRPALRFAVFQPGDIILEEGSPATNVGVMTRGHAVVKVDDAVVGEIHSGELFGEMSFLTGESRAASVEATKICECQFTTHQDFARLIQARPSLMIDVASQMARRISELDTRHAKA